A part of Neovison vison isolate M4711 chromosome 8, ASM_NN_V1, whole genome shotgun sequence genomic DNA contains:
- the BMP10 gene encoding bone morphogenetic protein 10 translates to MGSLQLQLCALLCLVAHSVSGSPIMSLEQSPLEEDMPLFDDVFSEQDGVDFNTLLQSMKNEFLKTLNLSDIPLQDSAKVDPPEYMLELYNKFATDRTSMPSANIIRSFKNEDLFSQPVSFNGLRKYPLLFNVSIPHHEEVIMAELRLYTLVQRDRMIYDGVDRKITIFEVLESRGDTEGERSMLVLVSGEIYGTNSEWETFDVTDAIRRWQKSGSSTHQLEVHIESRHDGSEDAGRGQLEIDTSAQNKHVPLLVVFSDDQSSEKERKEELNEMIAHEQLLELDNLGLDGYSSGPGEEALLQMRSNIIYDSTARIRRNAKGNYCKRTPLYIDFKEIGWDSWIIAPPGYEAYECRGVCNYPLAEHLTPTKHAIIQALVHLKNSQKASKACCVPTKLEPISILYLDKGVVTYKFKYEGMAVSECGCR, encoded by the exons ATGGGTTCTCTGCAATTGCAGCTATGCGCTCTCCTCTGCCTGGTGGCTCACTCGGTTTCTGGCAGCCCCATCATGAGCCTGGAGCAGTCACCTCTGGAAGAAGATATGCCCCTCTTCGATGATGTCTTCTCAGAGCAAGATGGTGTTGACTTCAACACATTGCTACAGAGCATGAAAAATGAATTTCTCAAGACACTGAACCTATCTGACATCCCTTTGCAGGATTCAGCCAAGGTGGACCCACCCGAGTATATGTTGGAACTCTACAACAAATTTGCAACAGATCGGACCTCCATGCCATCGGCCAACATCATTAGGAGTTTCAAGAATGAAG atctGTTTTCCCAGCCAGTCAGTTTTAACGGACTCCGAAAATACCCTCTCCTCTTCAATGTGTCCATTCCTCACCACGAAGAGGTCATCATGGCCGAACTCAGGTTGTACACACTGGTGCAGAGAGATCGCATGATATACGATGGAGTAGACCGGAAAATTACCATTTTCGAGGTACTTGAGAGCAGAGGGGACACTGAGGGTGAAAGAAGCATGCTGGTTTTGGTGTCGGGGGAGATCTATGGCACCAACAGCGAGTGGGAGACTTTCGATGTCACTGATGCCATTAGACGTTGGCAAAAGTCAGGCTCATCCACCCACCAGCTGGAGGTCCACATCGAGAGCAGACATGATGGAAGTGAGGATGCTGGCAGAGGACAACTGGAAATAGACACCAGTGCCCAGAATAAGCATGTCCCCTTGCTTGTCGTGTTTTCTGATGACCAAAGCAGCGAGAAGGAACGGAAGGAGGAACTGAATGAAATGATCGCCCATGAGCAGCTACTGGAGCTTGACAACTTGGGCCTGGACGGTTATTCCAGTGGGCCAGGAGAAGAAGCTTTGCTGCAGATGAGGTCAAACATCATCTATGACTCCACAGCCCGCATCAGAAGGAACGCTAAAGGAAACTACTGCAAGAGGACCCCGCTCTACATTGACTTCAAGGAGATTGGCTGGGACTCTTGGATCATCGCCCCACCTGGATACGAAGCCTATGAATGCCGCGGGGTTTGCAACTACCCCCTGGCAGAGCATCTCACACCCACAAAGCATGCAATTATCCAGGCCTTGGTACACCTCAAGAATTCCCAGAAGGCTTCCAAAGCCTGCTGTGTGCCCACTAAGCTAGAGCCCATCTCTATCCTCTATTTAGACAAGGGCGTCGTCACCTACAAGTTCAAATATGAAGGCATGGCAGTGTCTGAATGCGGCTGCAGATAG